The Fibrobacter sp. UWR4 genome includes a window with the following:
- a CDS encoding TolB family protein — MASGVTWDRSGNKSILQVFDIETGKITTLKKFDCVMEAPNWSADGKYITYNSNGRIYKMDLVRDAAGELAAGETTEVPSYYVDNCNNDHVLDPDGSGLYVSHHTKEDGQSRIYKIFFDGREPVLVTPLAPSYLHGITPDGKHLAYCAERNGEYDIYTIPTAGGNEKQLTTARGLNDGPEYDCKGEYIWFNSVRTGRMQAWRMKADGSEQTQMTFDKHWNTWFPHISPDLKKVVMVAYTEVDVKPGEHVPNKNVELRLMTADEPNGGKDNTWTKPKTILKLFGGQGTVNVNSWAPDSRQFAFVIYEK; from the coding sequence ATTGCGTCGGGCGTTACTTGGGACCGTAGCGGCAATAAGTCTATCCTGCAGGTCTTTGATATTGAAACCGGCAAGATTACAACGCTGAAAAAGTTTGACTGCGTCATGGAAGCTCCCAACTGGAGCGCCGACGGAAAGTACATCACCTACAATTCCAACGGTCGCATCTACAAGATGGACCTAGTCCGCGATGCCGCTGGTGAACTTGCCGCAGGCGAAACTACGGAAGTGCCCAGCTACTATGTGGACAACTGTAACAATGACCACGTCCTGGATCCCGATGGAAGCGGTTTGTACGTCAGTCACCACACGAAGGAAGATGGCCAGTCCCGCATCTACAAGATTTTCTTTGACGGTCGCGAACCTGTGCTGGTGACGCCCCTGGCCCCCAGCTACCTCCACGGAATCACTCCCGACGGAAAGCACCTGGCCTACTGCGCCGAACGTAACGGGGAATACGACATCTACACCATTCCCACCGCCGGCGGAAACGAAAAACAGCTTACAACTGCCCGCGGGTTGAACGATGGCCCGGAATACGATTGCAAGGGCGAATACATCTGGTTCAACTCCGTACGCACCGGCCGTATGCAGGCTTGGCGCATGAAAGCCGACGGTTCTGAACAGACCCAGATGACCTTCGACAAGCATTGGAATACCTGGTTCCCCCACATTTCCCCGGACCTTAAGAAAGTGGTCATGGTGGCCTATACGGAAGTGGACGTGAAGCCCGGCGAACACGTTCCCAACAAGAATGTGGAACTGCGATTGATGACTGCCGATGAACCTAACGGCGGCAAGGACAATACCTGGACTAAGCCAAAGACCATCCTGAAGTTGTTTGGCGGTCAGGGCACGGTCAACGTGAATTCCTGGGCTCCTGACAGCAGGCAGTTTGCGTTCGTGATTTACGAGAAGTAA
- the dacB gene encoding D-alanyl-D-alanine carboxypeptidase/D-alanyl-D-alanine-endopeptidase, which yields MKKVAFWIGLLAALCFAKLNVSDFQAIVDSMVPNSRFGLSVRSVKTGEELVNIRGNEKFTPASTLKTLTTAAAIHFLPLDYEPKTFITLDGRKEGRVFNGVVNVRGQGDPNFSGRFYANPFHMLYAMVDSIKALGVDTIRGNIELDSSYYKGPWKSNPDNWRKNFFDAWYGAEIAPLNFNDNCGLLKIKPGKKVGDPAIVTIEPDVGYTEIRNLLKTAQKPKKRRKRLKWEYALDPERNIVTVSGDFDIEGDSAQVAFPIRNPVLYFDAAFKKALNDRGIVYVPEEIAAEETAGGSEKMQKRFLFSAAPLLSFLDEINQKSQNYHAETLLRNMGAELLNEGSVESGKQLEQKLLAEAGISGDDFEVYDGSGLSFRNRLKPTSETKLLAFMARHPKGEYYIRSFASPGVGSGSTRMKELKYPWLTQFKTGFIGEVHGLAGYIQTLDGDTLTVAMYLNETNKNPDAISKDVLDTLWMRLISQTNDNYGSLMEMKSMWQEARPIGDLSARLDFFSSKLVGRPYLLGPMGEGYLGDIDSKPLVYMDSVDCVTYVEHALAMALAPSAESIFDTHQKIRYFDGQIDYSYRKHYLIADWVGAGDFARMIEVPGDTTIVRTMPKNAFFKAKNLKYLVNGAPAEDPQVSIRYLPYDKAMELMSKPYEGPLLVLGVAFISKSSKIDAYHTGFVICIPGELPRVRHASSLKKRVVEMNMVDYLKSSKGKLPGISLFEFIQK from the coding sequence ATGAAAAAAGTTGCTTTTTGGATTGGGTTGCTTGCCGCGCTTTGCTTTGCAAAGCTGAATGTTTCTGATTTCCAGGCGATTGTGGATTCCATGGTTCCGAATTCCCGATTCGGTCTTTCTGTTCGTTCCGTAAAGACGGGAGAAGAACTGGTCAACATTCGAGGCAATGAAAAGTTCACTCCTGCAAGTACCTTAAAGACCTTGACCACTGCGGCTGCAATTCATTTCCTGCCCTTGGATTATGAACCCAAGACTTTCATTACGCTGGACGGCAGGAAGGAAGGTCGTGTCTTTAATGGGGTTGTGAACGTTCGCGGCCAGGGGGATCCGAACTTCTCCGGTCGTTTCTATGCCAATCCTTTCCACATGCTTTACGCCATGGTGGATTCCATCAAGGCACTGGGTGTTGATACAATCCGTGGAAACATTGAATTGGATTCCTCCTACTATAAAGGCCCCTGGAAGTCCAATCCGGATAACTGGCGTAAGAACTTTTTTGACGCCTGGTATGGTGCAGAAATTGCACCCCTGAATTTCAATGACAACTGCGGGTTGCTGAAGATTAAGCCCGGTAAGAAAGTAGGCGATCCGGCAATCGTGACTATTGAACCGGATGTGGGCTATACCGAAATCCGCAACCTGCTGAAGACCGCCCAGAAGCCTAAGAAACGTCGTAAGAGGCTGAAGTGGGAGTATGCCCTGGATCCGGAACGAAACATCGTTACGGTCAGTGGCGATTTCGATATCGAAGGTGATTCCGCGCAGGTCGCGTTCCCTATTCGTAACCCTGTCCTTTACTTCGATGCCGCATTCAAGAAAGCCTTGAACGATCGCGGAATTGTTTATGTTCCTGAAGAGATTGCTGCTGAGGAAACGGCAGGCGGCTCTGAAAAAATGCAGAAGAGGTTCTTGTTCTCTGCAGCCCCGCTGTTGAGTTTCCTGGATGAAATCAATCAGAAGAGCCAGAACTATCATGCAGAAACACTCCTTCGCAATATGGGGGCGGAGCTCCTGAACGAAGGTAGCGTGGAAAGCGGTAAACAGCTGGAACAGAAACTTCTTGCAGAGGCGGGCATTAGTGGCGACGATTTTGAAGTGTACGACGGTAGCGGCCTTTCCTTTAGAAATCGTCTGAAGCCGACCTCCGAAACTAAGCTGTTGGCTTTCATGGCAAGGCACCCCAAGGGTGAATATTACATCCGTAGTTTCGCAAGCCCTGGCGTAGGTTCCGGAAGCACCCGCATGAAGGAACTGAAGTATCCTTGGCTCACTCAGTTTAAGACGGGCTTTATTGGCGAAGTGCACGGCCTTGCCGGTTATATCCAGACTCTGGATGGGGACACCTTGACCGTTGCCATGTACTTGAATGAGACGAATAAGAATCCGGATGCAATCAGCAAGGATGTTTTGGACACTCTGTGGATGCGTCTCATTTCTCAGACTAATGACAATTACGGCTCCCTGATGGAAATGAAATCCATGTGGCAGGAAGCTCGCCCTATTGGCGACTTGTCCGCCCGTCTGGATTTCTTCTCCAGTAAGCTGGTTGGTCGTCCTTATCTGCTTGGCCCCATGGGTGAAGGCTATTTGGGTGATATTGATTCAAAGCCTCTGGTGTATATGGATTCCGTAGATTGCGTGACCTATGTGGAACATGCTTTGGCCATGGCTCTTGCCCCAAGTGCAGAATCCATTTTCGATACCCATCAGAAGATCCGTTACTTTGATGGACAAATTGATTATAGCTATCGCAAGCATTACCTGATTGCGGACTGGGTTGGCGCAGGTGATTTTGCCCGCATGATTGAAGTTCCGGGCGATACCACAATTGTGCGTACCATGCCCAAGAACGCTTTCTTCAAGGCCAAGAACCTGAAGTATCTGGTCAATGGTGCCCCCGCAGAAGACCCCCAGGTAAGTATCCGCTACTTGCCGTATGACAAGGCGATGGAACTTATGAGCAAGCCTTACGAAGGACCGCTCCTTGTGTTGGGCGTCGCTTTCATTTCCAAGAGTTCAAAGATTGATGCCTACCATACGGGATTTGTAATCTGCATTCCGGGCGAACTTCCCAGAGTCCGTCATGCCTCTTCCTTAAAGAAGAGAGTGGTGGAAATGAATATGGTGGATTATCTAAAATCTAGCAAGGGAAAACTTCCTGGTATTTCCCTGTTTGAATTCATCCAGAAGTAA
- a CDS encoding extracellular solute-binding protein — MARILSVLLFVLLACTGLSFGGPERFVERPKDTLVVWTINNGVGAQGSLKTIVRGFQKEMGTPVRILVLDWGDAFEKIKEALLDTTDTVNAPDVLQLGSTWITYFASVGGIHPLNALSDKIDFSRFLDVGLRNARIEGDSNYYAVPWFMDVRGLFVNERLWRELKVNESHVDSLANFIGTLRAIGKSDLKNAAGKKVAPFSLPSHGDWTGAQQMAPFVWSYGGDFISRDSEGTRSALLDSNFLKGFAVYASLMGDKIIGPYSLRDNSSQSSDRFVMSEQLVVYGTAELIRLLEFFPSEGGLRTMPISEDGIMVIPFPGGPAGKAAYVGGSHLAISGKGDAVRRAQAEKLLVYLLRADNLDAYSRKIGFLPADQGLIRIWFKDIRYAQLINNLDRGKTFPNIAEWGVIENILNNLAGDVAKVNERTANVSRRNSEIAKLLIAADRKMNEVLKVESAQGISQADVEKYLSAIPAEVPPANLNLEVSPVSHTRDNEAFVIRCFIGVAALLMFWRWGHRLKKIRRIMNRKKK, encoded by the coding sequence GTGGCAAGGATTCTTTCTGTTCTTCTTTTTGTGCTTTTGGCATGTACCGGCCTATCCTTTGGTGGACCGGAGCGTTTTGTTGAACGCCCAAAGGATACCCTGGTGGTCTGGACCATCAACAATGGTGTTGGAGCGCAAGGGAGCCTGAAAACAATTGTCCGTGGCTTCCAGAAGGAAATGGGAACTCCCGTACGCATTCTGGTTCTGGACTGGGGGGACGCTTTTGAAAAAATCAAGGAAGCGCTGCTGGATACAACAGACACGGTAAATGCTCCCGATGTGCTGCAGTTAGGTTCGACCTGGATTACTTACTTTGCGTCTGTCGGGGGAATCCATCCATTAAACGCTCTGTCCGATAAAATTGACTTTAGCCGCTTCCTGGATGTGGGGCTGAGAAACGCCCGTATTGAAGGGGATTCCAACTACTATGCGGTTCCCTGGTTCATGGACGTTCGTGGACTTTTCGTGAATGAACGTCTTTGGCGTGAACTGAAGGTGAATGAATCCCATGTGGATTCTTTGGCGAACTTTATAGGGACATTGCGTGCCATTGGAAAGAGCGATCTGAAAAATGCAGCGGGAAAGAAGGTGGCGCCTTTTTCCTTACCCTCTCATGGGGACTGGACCGGTGCGCAACAGATGGCTCCTTTCGTCTGGAGTTATGGGGGTGATTTCATTTCCCGCGATAGTGAAGGAACTCGCAGCGCCCTGCTGGATTCTAATTTCCTGAAGGGTTTCGCTGTATACGCCTCCCTTATGGGGGACAAGATCATTGGACCTTATAGCCTGCGGGACAACTCTTCCCAAAGTTCAGACCGTTTTGTCATGTCCGAACAGCTGGTGGTGTACGGAACTGCCGAGCTGATTCGTCTCCTGGAATTTTTCCCGTCGGAAGGTGGACTTCGCACTATGCCTATTTCCGAAGACGGCATCATGGTGATTCCTTTCCCGGGAGGCCCTGCAGGCAAGGCTGCTTATGTAGGCGGCAGTCATCTGGCCATTTCCGGAAAGGGGGATGCAGTCCGTCGTGCCCAGGCGGAAAAACTTCTGGTGTACCTCCTCCGTGCGGATAACCTGGATGCCTATTCTCGCAAGATAGGCTTCTTGCCCGCAGATCAGGGTTTGATCCGTATCTGGTTCAAGGATATTCGTTACGCCCAGCTGATAAACAATCTGGACCGCGGCAAAACATTTCCGAACATTGCGGAGTGGGGCGTTATCGAAAACATCCTGAATAATCTCGCCGGCGATGTGGCCAAGGTGAATGAACGTACGGCAAATGTGTCCAGGCGTAATAGCGAGATTGCGAAGCTGCTGATTGCTGCAGATCGAAAGATGAACGAAGTGTTGAAAGTGGAATCCGCGCAGGGAATTTCCCAAGCAGATGTTGAAAAATATCTGTCAGCTATTCCTGCAGAAGTCCCGCCTGCAAATTTGAATCTTGAAGTATCCCCTGTGTCACATACCAGGGACAACGAAGCCTTTGTCATTCGCTGCTTTATTGGCGTGGCTGCTCTATTGATGTTTTGGCGCTGGGGACATCGTCTCAAGAAAATTCGCAGAATCATGAATCGCAAGAAAAAATAA
- the aroA gene encoding 3-phosphoshikimate 1-carboxyvinyltransferase, which yields MVSTNTRPASIQLPALSSYNGEIRVPGSKSITNRVFLISALAKGVTKLHNLLRSDDTRYMGEALKELGVKIQMSEDFTEAVVVGNGGPLKAPENVDGDEVADLYLGNAGTAMRSLCAALTLGEGEFNLTGEDRMKERPIRDLVDALKTLGADVSYKENEGYPPVCIKAHGLKGGTVSVRGNISSQYLTALLICAPYAESEMHIHVEGTLISVPYILLTLDVMKHFGIEVRREGLTDFYVPKGVYQSPGDYMVESDASSASYPLAAAAITGGKVRVLGVGSDCRQGDIAFTKVLEAMGAKVTMGPDWVECVGAPLKGVDMNLNDIPDAAMTVAPLALFAKGKTRISGIASWKVKETDRITAIATELRKVGAEVIAGDDFIEITPPAKPVENASIATYNDHRMAMCFSLVALGGVPITILDPACVNKTYPKYFEDFLKLSK from the coding sequence ATGGTTAGCACAAATACACGTCCTGCATCTATTCAGTTGCCTGCTCTCAGTTCCTATAATGGCGAAATCCGCGTTCCGGGTTCCAAGAGCATTACCAACCGCGTCTTTTTGATTTCCGCCCTGGCTAAGGGGGTGACCAAACTGCACAATTTGCTGCGCAGTGACGATACCCGCTATATGGGGGAAGCCCTTAAGGAACTGGGTGTGAAAATCCAGATGTCCGAGGACTTTACGGAAGCTGTGGTGGTGGGCAATGGTGGCCCGCTGAAGGCTCCCGAAAATGTGGATGGGGATGAAGTGGCTGACCTTTACCTGGGTAATGCGGGTACTGCCATGCGTTCCCTTTGCGCAGCACTTACTCTGGGTGAAGGTGAATTTAACCTGACTGGCGAAGACCGCATGAAGGAACGTCCTATCCGTGACCTGGTGGATGCTCTCAAGACCTTGGGGGCCGACGTCAGCTACAAGGAAAACGAAGGCTATCCGCCGGTTTGCATCAAGGCTCATGGCCTGAAGGGCGGCACTGTTAGCGTTCGCGGAAATATTTCCAGCCAGTACCTGACTGCACTTCTGATTTGTGCTCCCTACGCAGAAAGCGAAATGCATATCCATGTGGAAGGTACCTTGATTTCCGTTCCCTACATCCTCCTTACTCTGGATGTGATGAAGCATTTCGGAATTGAAGTCCGCAGAGAAGGCCTCACGGATTTTTACGTGCCGAAGGGCGTTTATCAGAGTCCTGGTGACTACATGGTGGAAAGCGATGCAAGTTCCGCTAGCTACCCGCTGGCTGCCGCTGCCATTACAGGCGGCAAGGTCCGTGTTCTGGGGGTAGGTTCTGACTGCCGTCAGGGCGATATTGCCTTTACCAAGGTTCTGGAAGCCATGGGCGCTAAGGTGACCATGGGCCCGGATTGGGTGGAGTGCGTCGGTGCGCCCCTTAAGGGGGTGGATATGAACCTGAACGATATTCCTGACGCAGCCATGACGGTTGCTCCCCTGGCTCTTTTTGCCAAGGGCAAGACCCGCATTAGTGGCATTGCCAGCTGGAAGGTGAAGGAAACGGACCGCATTACCGCTATCGCTACGGAACTCCGTAAGGTAGGCGCAGAAGTAATTGCCGGTGATGACTTCATCGAAATCACCCCTCCTGCAAAGCCGGTGGAAAACGCATCCATTGCAACCTACAATGACCATCGCATGGCCATGTGCTTTAGTCTGGTGGCCTTGGGTGGCGTGCCCATTACCATCCTGGATCCGGCTTGCGTCAACAAGACTTATCCCAAGTACTTCGAAGATTTTCTGAAACTTTCAAAGTAG
- a CDS encoding acyl-[acyl-carrier-protein] thioesterase codes for MNNKITELKFTVRFSDCDEYSRLKLSRLFQFTEETAIADAERNGYGLWKMMKIGYGCAVTRMKLRFNHVPVIGEELTISTWAKENYKDKVIYKDYSILDAMGNSLAEGTSSWLLVDMKNMQAVPPSESPYPIPLQNKQAFPEKLDILPIGLFPKVVDQVQARNSDLDINHHVNHCRYVDWVTDCLSREECKERGIRSLQLNYIHQVPPGEKVSIVRFRDSKHHVVFFGMNAEEMKKNPFKARCHFQARVGFGD; via the coding sequence ATGAACAACAAAATCACAGAGTTAAAGTTTACCGTACGCTTTTCCGACTGCGATGAATACAGCCGTCTTAAGCTCTCTCGACTGTTCCAGTTTACCGAAGAAACTGCAATTGCCGATGCGGAACGCAACGGCTATGGCCTCTGGAAAATGATGAAGATAGGCTATGGCTGCGCCGTGACCCGCATGAAACTGCGATTCAATCACGTTCCTGTCATTGGCGAAGAACTGACCATCAGTACCTGGGCTAAAGAGAACTATAAGGACAAAGTAATATACAAGGATTACAGCATCCTGGACGCCATGGGCAATTCCCTTGCCGAGGGAACTTCTTCCTGGCTATTGGTAGACATGAAGAACATGCAGGCAGTGCCTCCCTCCGAAAGTCCTTACCCCATTCCCCTGCAAAACAAGCAAGCCTTCCCCGAAAAGCTGGACATTCTCCCCATCGGGCTTTTCCCGAAGGTGGTAGACCAGGTGCAGGCCCGCAATAGCGACCTGGACATCAACCATCACGTAAACCATTGCCGTTACGTGGACTGGGTCACAGACTGCCTAAGCAGGGAGGAGTGTAAGGAACGCGGCATCCGTTCCCTGCAGTTGAACTACATCCACCAGGTGCCCCCTGGCGAAAAGGTCAGCATCGTACGTTTCAGGGACTCCAAGCACCATGTGGTCTTCTTCGGGATGAACGCCGAGGAAATGAAGAAAAATCCCTTCAAGGCCCGCTGCCACTTCCAGGCCCGCGTAGGCTTCGGGGATTAG
- a CDS encoding ComEC/Rec2 family competence protein, with the protein MYDLGPDSAGVWDSLRARGVDTLEWAVLSHNHRDHGGSVFEMNLGDGSAGGEGASPFIRRLYVGPDTSGGFVRDSILRVAFRLKIPVDTLYRGDELSLGTMTLKVLWPATFTKVGDNGASLVLQGRSAGGYDGSVLGRSNSAGSDNPDVSFLLTGDLDSAGERRLMELSPDLTSGLLQVGHHGSAGSSTLRFLSRVAPRQAVISVGAHNGYGHPTENVLRKLQYVIGVPVDSSRSELISRTDLEGSVSYQVIPGVGILKD; encoded by the coding sequence ATGTACGATCTGGGGCCCGATTCTGCGGGGGTGTGGGATTCCTTGCGGGCGCGGGGTGTAGATACGCTGGAATGGGCGGTCCTGAGCCATAATCATCGGGATCACGGAGGTTCCGTATTTGAAATGAACCTGGGGGATGGATCCGCCGGTGGGGAGGGTGCGTCCCCTTTTATCCGCAGGCTCTATGTGGGGCCGGATACGTCCGGCGGTTTCGTCAGGGACAGTATCCTTCGGGTGGCTTTTCGCCTGAAAATTCCGGTGGATACCCTCTACCGTGGGGACGAACTATCCCTCGGGACCATGACCTTAAAGGTTCTCTGGCCGGCAACGTTCACGAAGGTAGGTGACAACGGGGCAAGTCTTGTACTGCAGGGTCGTTCCGCAGGCGGTTACGACGGGAGTGTATTGGGTCGTTCGAATTCCGCAGGATCAGACAATCCGGACGTCTCCTTTCTCCTGACAGGCGACCTGGATTCCGCGGGGGAGCGCCGCCTGATGGAGCTTTCGCCGGATCTTACGTCGGGACTGTTGCAGGTGGGACACCACGGTTCCGCGGGGAGCAGCACCCTCAGGTTCCTCTCCCGGGTGGCGCCGCGTCAGGCGGTCATTAGCGTGGGGGCCCATAACGGGTACGGCCACCCAACAGAAAACGTACTGCGGAAACTGCAGTACGTCATAGGAGTGCCTGTGGATTCTTCCCGCAGTGAGCTGATCTCGCGTACGGATCTGGAGGGGAGCGTTTCCTACCAGGTGATCCCTGGTGTGGGAATTCTGAAGGACTAA
- a CDS encoding sodium ion-translocating decarboxylase subunit beta: protein MSSILNSVVQFAGDTGFAYITPSMIVMWIVSFVLMYLAIVKKFEPLLLLPIALGALAVNIPTKGFYDGGWSIEGMFVPTEGLYYYISQGIHLELFPPIIFLGVGAMTDFGPLIANPRTLLLGGGAQFGVFATMFCAVAFGGFTLGEAASIGIIGGADGPTSIFTANKLAKHLIGPIAVAAYTYMALVPLIQPPIMRLMTNDAERKIRMKALRKVSKAERLAFAVMVMVVCILVVPDASALIIMLMLGNIFKESGVVDRLVKTGQNELMNIVTIFLGTSVGLTMSADIFLRPQTLMIIAMGVVAFGFSTAAGLFLAKIMNKLSPKNPVNPLIGSAGVSAVPMAARVSQVEGAKYDPQNFLLMHAMGPNVAGVIGTAVCAGYMISRLA from the coding sequence ATGAGTTCAATCCTTAACTCCGTTGTCCAGTTCGCTGGCGACACTGGCTTTGCCTACATCACTCCGTCTATGATCGTGATGTGGATTGTCAGCTTCGTCCTGATGTACTTGGCAATCGTGAAAAAGTTCGAACCGCTGCTGCTCTTGCCGATCGCACTGGGCGCTCTTGCGGTGAACATCCCCACCAAGGGATTCTATGATGGTGGCTGGAGCATCGAGGGCATGTTTGTCCCGACTGAAGGCCTCTATTACTACATCAGCCAGGGTATCCATCTGGAACTCTTCCCGCCCATCATCTTCCTGGGCGTGGGTGCCATGACTGACTTCGGACCGCTGATTGCTAATCCCCGCACCCTGTTGTTGGGTGGTGGCGCTCAGTTCGGTGTCTTCGCTACCATGTTCTGCGCCGTTGCTTTCGGTGGCTTTACTCTTGGCGAAGCTGCTTCCATCGGTATTATCGGTGGTGCAGATGGTCCGACCTCCATCTTTACTGCTAACAAGTTGGCTAAGCACCTCATCGGCCCCATCGCCGTTGCAGCTTACACCTACATGGCTCTCGTTCCGCTGATCCAGCCGCCCATCATGCGTCTCATGACCAATGATGCCGAACGCAAGATCCGCATGAAGGCTCTCCGCAAGGTTTCCAAGGCCGAACGTCTTGCCTTCGCTGTCATGGTCATGGTTGTCTGCATCCTGGTCGTGCCCGATGCTTCTGCTTTGATTATCATGCTCATGCTGGGTAACATCTTCAAGGAATCCGGCGTTGTTGATCGTCTCGTCAAGACCGGTCAGAACGAACTCATGAACATCGTGACTATCTTCCTCGGTACTTCCGTGGGCCTCACCATGTCTGCCGACATCTTCCTCCGTCCGCAGACCCTCATGATCATCGCCATGGGCGTGGTCGCATTCGGCTTCTCTACCGCTGCTGGCCTCTTCCTCGCAAAGATCATGAACAAGCTCTCCCCGAAGAATCCGGTGAACCCGCTCATTGGCTCCGCTGGCGTTTCCGCTGTGCCGATGGCTGCACGAGTTTCCCAGGTGGAAGGTGCTAAGTATGACCCGCAGAACTTCCTGCTGATGCACGCTATGGGCCCCAACGTGGCTGGCGTGATCGGTACTGCAGTTTGCGCAGGTTACATGATTAGCAGACTTGCTTAA
- a CDS encoding biotin/lipoyl-containing protein: MKKTVRISFEGKSYDVEVEVLDSNVAVAPAAAPAAAPAPVAAPAPAAAPAVAGGTEVKSPLAGSVFKLKVKVGDKVEANQEVAIIEALKMENPVVAPCAGTVNSVAVKETDTVVDGQTLLTIA; encoded by the coding sequence ATGAAGAAGACCGTACGTATCAGTTTCGAAGGCAAGAGCTACGATGTAGAAGTTGAAGTTCTTGATTCCAATGTTGCCGTTGCTCCGGCTGCTGCTCCTGCTGCAGCTCCCGCTCCGGTTGCTGCTCCGGCTCCCGCTGCTGCACCTGCTGTTGCTGGTGGTACCGAAGTGAAGAGCCCCCTCGCTGGTTCTGTGTTCAAGCTGAAGGTCAAGGTTGGCGATAAGGTTGAAGCTAACCAGGAAGTTGCAATCATCGAAGCTCTCAAGATGGAAAACCCGGTTGTCGCTCCTTGCGCAGGTACCGTGAACTCTGTCGCTGTTAAGGAAACTGACACCGTCGTTGACGGCCAGACTCTCCTCACCATCGCTTAA